Part of the bacterium genome is shown below.
TGTAGGTGACCTGCCCGAAGTCTGACGCCCGATCCTCGCCCCACAGGTCGGCCAGATAGTCCATGAACTGGACGGCGTCATGGGCATACGCCTCGGCGGTCTGGACCGACACGCCGCGGGCGTTGGTGAGATGTTCGAGGAAGGCGTCAATGTAGGCGGCGGACATGGGCGTCGGTTGGTGGTGCGTAATAGGCGACGGCAGGTTGGCAGGGGTATTGTCGCGCGTCGGTCGCCCCGGCGTCAAGCGTGATCCGGGGCAGTGCCGCCCCTTGCGGGGCTCTACCGGAGGAATGAGAAGGGGGCGCGCGCACCACGGGCTCACGCCCGTGGCTGCTATCTGCAGCCCGCTTCGCGGGCTGACGGCAACGGTCGTGCCGGGCGCGCCGAAGGCGCCGTCGCGCGTGGCCACGGGCGTGAGCCCGTGGACTCCGCGCCCCCTCTTCCCCTTCGGCGTAAGCCCCGTAGGGACGACACAGCCTGCCCGCTCATCTAGGCGATCCCGACCCCGGCCAGCCACTCCTCCAGCGCCTTCAGAGCGCGCTTGCTCCGCGCGGGCTTGCGGTCGTTTCTATGGATGCGGTGCTCGTTCTCCAGCGGCGGCAGGATGCCGTAGTTGGCATTCATCGGCTGGAAGCTCTCCGGGTCGGCCGTCGTGATGTGATGCGCCAGGGCGCCCAGCATCGTCTCGCGCGGCGGCACGAGCAACTCCTCCCCGCGCGTGAGCCGCACAACATTCAGGCCGGCCAGCAGCCCCGCCCCCGTGGACTCCATGTAGCCCTCCACGCCGGTGAGTTGCCCGGCGAAGAAGAGCCCCGCGTCGGCGCGCGCCTGGAAGGTCGGCTGCAGTAGCGTCGGCGCGTTGATGAAGGTATTGCGGTGGATCGCGCCGTAGCGCAGGAACTCGCAGTGCTCCAGGCCCGGGATCATGCGGAACACACGGGCTTGCTCGCCCCACTTCAAGCTCGTCTGGAAGCCCACGAGGTTGTACATCGTCAGCTCGTTGTTCTCGGGGCGGAGCTGCACGACGGCGTACGGCGCGCGGTCGGTCTTCGGGTCGCGCAGGCCCACCGGCTTCATCGGCCCGAAGCGCAGCGCATCACGCCCGCGCTTGCCGATGACCTCGACCGGCAGGCAGCCGTCGAATAGCTCCTTCGGGTCCACATCGGCGTGCAGCGAGATCTCGGAGCCGATGAGCGCCTCGTAGAAGGCCTCGTACTGCGCCTGGTCCATCGGGCAGTTGATGTAGTCGTCTTCCCCCTTGCCGTAGCGCGACTGCATGAACACGAGGTCGCGGTCAATGCTGTCGGCAGCGACGATGGGGCTGATGGCGTCGTAGAAGAACAGGTACTTCTCATCGGTCAACCCGAAGAGCGCCTTGGCCATCGCGGACGAGGTGAGCGGACCGGTGGCGATGATCGCCGGGCGCTCCGTCGGTAGGGCCTGCATCTCCGCGCGCACAATCTCGACCAGTGGGTGGCCCTCGATGGCGTCTGTGACCTTCTGGGCGAACACGTCGCGGTCCACCGCGAGGGCGCTGCCGGCCGGGACCTTCGCCTCGTCCGCGCACTTGAGGATCAGCGACCCCAGGCGGCGCAGCTCCGCCTTGAGCAGGCCGTGGGCGGTCTCGGGGCTGTCTGACTTGAGGGAGTTGCTGCAGACCAACTCGGCGAACAGGCCGGTCTTGTGCGCGGGGGTCTGGACGTCGGGGCGCATCTCATAAAGGCGCACCGGCACGCCCTGCTGCGCGATCTGCCAGGCTGCTTCCGAACCGGCGAGCCCGGCGCCGACGACGATGATGGGTTCTGATGACACGGGTGACCCTCCGGGACGGACGACGGTGGACAGGATGGGAGGAATGCTGGCACGGCCGGGCGGACGGCAGCAAGGGCGTGAGGCGGGGCTACCGTGGGCTCCACTCCGGGTGGGCGGCGAGATAGGCGTCGAGACTGACGAGGCGGATGTCCGGGCGCGGAAGATCGAGCGCCGGGAGGGCCGAGAGGCGCTGTGCCGGCGCCGGCGCGTTCCACCAGAGCACCCCGGTCATGACAAAGACCTGGTGCCACAGCAGGACTACGGCCAGCAGGCCGATCAGGCAGATCAGCGTTCGGTGTCGGGTCATCATGCCACCCCGCGCCCTACTTCAGGGGGCGGTTCATCTGCATGCGCACGCGGCCACAGTGAGGGCACTTCCACTTGCGCTTGTTGTGATGCACCCCACGCAGGATCTTCATCGGCTTGCCGCAGCGATTGCAGGTCATCGTGATGCCATCATTCTAGGAAAGCCCACGCAGGGAGTCAAGCCGGGCCGGCGGAGCGCCGCTACTTGCCCTGCCACGTCTGCAGCACCAACTGCGCCTCCTCGGCCTCGGTCGTCTCCGGGAACTTCGCGGCGAGAGCCTGCAGCCGGGCCTGCGCGGCGGGTTGGTCCTGCTTGCTCAGCAACATCGCCGCCGTGAAGGCCGCCCGGGCGGCCAGAGGGCTGCCGGGGCACTGCGCGAGCAGCCGATCATAGGCCGCCACGGCCGCGCCAGTGTCCCCCTGCCATACGCGGATCTCCGCCAGCAGCATCAGCGCCGCATCGGCCAGCGGGGAAGCGGGCTCGCCCTGCAGCACGTCCAGCGTCTTCGCCGCTGCCTCGGCATCTCCCCGCGCCCAGGCCTTGGCCGCCTGCACGTACACGCCCGCGCTGGCCTTGTCCTGTTGCAGGCGGTTCAGCAGCAGCACCCGCTGCAGCGCGTCGTTGGCGTAGTCGCCGGCAGCATACATGGCGGCGAGTTTGTGAAAGGCCTCCGCCGCCTTCGCGAACTGCTCCTGCCGCAGCAGCGCCTCGGCGCGCTGGAACAGGACGTAGTCCTCCTGGGGCGGAGTCTGCGACGCGCGCCGTCCGGGCGGCCCGAAGGGCTCTCCCTCATCCTGCGCCGTCGGCAGGTTCAGCAGCCGCTCGTACTCCTCCAGAGCCTGGTCGCAGTCGCCGAGGGCGAACAGCGCGTCGGCCTGGCCCCACCGGGCGAGGCGCGCGCTGAGGCTCTCGGGGACGGCCTTAATGGTCAGCTCATAGGCGCCCACGGCGTCGGTCGGCCGCCGGGCCTGGTGCAGCAGGACCTCGCCGAGCATCAGCGCCAGGGCCGCCCGTTGGCCGGGAGACAGGCTGCCCGCGCGCGCGGGCTCCAGCGTGCGCTGCAGCAAGGCCAGGGCGCCGCGCCAGTCGCCTGCCTGGAGTTGCAGGTCGGCCACGCGACGGGCCATGCCGGCGGCCACATCGTCGCCGGCGGCGCCCTGCAGCAGCCGCTCGTAGAAGGGCAGGGCCAGCTCGGGCTGCTCGCGGGCGGCCAGACGGCCGGCGGCGCGCGAGAGCACGGGAGCGAACTCCTGCTCGGCCGCGTTCGGGCCGCCGGGAGCGGGGAGCAACTCCGCCAGCAGACGACGTGGGTCGTCACCCCGCAGTGTACGGGCGTAGAGGAGGACGCCCAGGCCGTCTGCGGACAGGGCGTCCGTCTGACGGGTCTCCTCCAGCACCCTGGCTACGGCGGAACGAGCCGTGCCATCGTCCGCCAGATGATAGAGCTGGGTGACGGCGGAGGAGGCCGTCTGCGCGCGGTCGCGGGTGGTCAGCGCCACGGCATACTCACGCGCGGCCTCACTCGGCTGCCCGAGCTTCTCATAGGCGCCGCCCATATTGAGCGCGAAGGCGTCACGCTGCCCGGCGGCCTGCCTCCCCTCGCGGTAGACATCCAGGGCCGCCTCGTACAGTTCATAGCGCATCAGCACGCTGCCGAGGCGCCGGACCGACGGCGCCTGGGCCGGGTCGTAGGCGAGGCCCTGCCGCCAGGCGGCCAGCGCCTGCTGGAGCTGCCCCTGCCGCAGCAAGGCCTCCCCCAGCAGCGTCACGAGGCCCTCATCGCCGGGGTGGGCGACGAGGGCCTGACGGAGCCAGTCGGCCGCCCGCGCAAAGTCATTGGCCCGCAGCGCCAACTGCGCGCCGGACTGCAGCACCGCGGCGTCCTGGGGCTGGAGCGTAAGCAGCCGCTCCGTGACGTCCAGGGCCTGCCTCACCTGGCCGTCCCATTCGTAGACCCGCGCCAGATAGTTGAGCCAGAGCGCTGCGGCGGGGCCCCGGGCCTGCTTGTCGAGCCAGTCGGTCACGCGCTTGAGCTGGTCGGCTTGCCGGCAGATGTCGAACAGCGCGCGCAGCACATCCTGCTGTGCGGGGTCGGACAGCAGTGCGTCCTGCAGCAGCCCCACCGCGAGATCGAGCTTTGCGGCTTCAGCCAGCATCACCGCGGCGTTCAGCAGAATGTCGAGACGGTTGGGGAACCGCTTCCACGCTTCGCGTACGAGCATCGCCGCGTCCTGCGCCCGGGCGGCGGCGATGAGCGCCCGGCTCAGCGTGGCGTAGAGTTCGGCCAGGGCGGGGCCTTCGCGGACCTCCCTGCGCAGGGGCTCCAGGCGGCGCACGGCGTCGGCCGCGCGGTTCTGCGACAGGTCGAGCTGGGCGAGGTCGAGGCTGAAGCTGAGGCGCTCTTCCGGGCTCCGCGCGGCGGCGAGCAGCTTCTCGGTGATCTGCCGCGCCGTCGTGTAGTCGCCCTGATCGCGGCAGAGGGCAGCCATGCGGCGGCGCGCGGTGCTGACATAGGCAGGGCTGGCATGCGGCAGGGCCTCGACCTGGCGCAGGCAGTCAAGCTGCCGGGGCACATCCTGGCGCGAACGGTACACATTGGCCAGGCCAAACAGCACCTGGGCGCGCTCGTTGTCCTCGGTGGTCAGGTCGAGCGCCGCCTGGTAGCCCGTGAGGGCCTGATCGTACTGCCCCTGAGCCAGGGAGCGCCCCGCCTCGACGAACAGTTGCCGCCAGGTGGCCGGCTGCTGCTGGGCCACCGCCGGCAACGCGCTCAGTATCCCCAACCACAGCAGCCAGGCCCCGGCGCACCGCAGGCTCATTGCGCCCCCTCGCCGCGCACGCGGGCCGTGAGCGTCACAGTCTGTCCCGCCTTCACGTCAATCACCTGGGTGAAACGGCCGTTGTGCCATGTCTTGACGAAGTTGCTGCCGGAGGCGGCGAGCCGGGCGTCCCGGACGACGTAGGCCTTCTCCAGGGCGCGCTGCCAGCCGACCGGCGTCCCCTCGGGCCCGATCGCCTCGAAGTCGCCGTTGGCCAGCGTGGCCCCCGAGGCGGTGAGGCTGTCATACGAGGTCCAGACGGGGATGAACTGGCCATT
Proteins encoded:
- the trmFO gene encoding methylenetetrahydrofolate--tRNA-(uracil(54)-C(5))-methyltransferase (FADH(2)-oxidizing) TrmFO, with translation MSSEPIIVVGAGLAGSEAAWQIAQQGVPVRLYEMRPDVQTPAHKTGLFAELVCSNSLKSDSPETAHGLLKAELRRLGSLILKCADEAKVPAGSALAVDRDVFAQKVTDAIEGHPLVEIVRAEMQALPTERPAIIATGPLTSSAMAKALFGLTDEKYLFFYDAISPIVAADSIDRDLVFMQSRYGKGEDDYINCPMDQAQYEAFYEALIGSEISLHADVDPKELFDGCLPVEVIGKRGRDALRFGPMKPVGLRDPKTDRAPYAVVQLRPENNELTMYNLVGFQTSLKWGEQARVFRMIPGLEHCEFLRYGAIHRNTFINAPTLLQPTFQARADAGLFFAGQLTGVEGYMESTGAGLLAGLNVVRLTRGEELLVPPRETMLGALAHHITTADPESFQPMNANYGILPPLENEHRIHRNDRKPARSKRALKALEEWLAGVGIA
- a CDS encoding tetratricopeptide repeat protein codes for the protein MSLRCAGAWLLWLGILSALPAVAQQQPATWRQLFVEAGRSLAQGQYDQALTGYQAALDLTTEDNERAQVLFGLANVYRSRQDVPRQLDCLRQVEALPHASPAYVSTARRRMAALCRDQGDYTTARQITEKLLAAARSPEERLSFSLDLAQLDLSQNRAADAVRRLEPLRREVREGPALAELYATLSRALIAAARAQDAAMLVREAWKRFPNRLDILLNAAVMLAEAAKLDLAVGLLQDALLSDPAQQDVLRALFDICRQADQLKRVTDWLDKQARGPAAALWLNYLARVYEWDGQVRQALDVTERLLTLQPQDAAVLQSGAQLALRANDFARAADWLRQALVAHPGDEGLVTLLGEALLRQGQLQQALAAWRQGLAYDPAQAPSVRRLGSVLMRYELYEAALDVYREGRQAAGQRDAFALNMGGAYEKLGQPSEAAREYAVALTTRDRAQTASSAVTQLYHLADDGTARSAVARVLEETRQTDALSADGLGVLLYARTLRGDDPRRLLAELLPAPGGPNAAEQEFAPVLSRAAGRLAAREQPELALPFYERLLQGAAGDDVAAGMARRVADLQLQAGDWRGALALLQRTLEPARAGSLSPGQRAALALMLGEVLLHQARRPTDAVGAYELTIKAVPESLSARLARWGQADALFALGDCDQALEEYERLLNLPTAQDEGEPFGPPGRRASQTPPQEDYVLFQRAEALLRQEQFAKAAEAFHKLAAMYAAGDYANDALQRVLLLNRLQQDKASAGVYVQAAKAWARGDAEAAAKTLDVLQGEPASPLADAALMLLAEIRVWQGDTGAAVAAYDRLLAQCPGSPLAARAAFTAAMLLSKQDQPAAQARLQALAAKFPETTEAEEAQLVLQTWQGK